TCGCCGTCGCGGCCAGTCAGATGGCCATGGACGATGCGGGGCTTGCCGCTGGATCGGTGGATCCCTATCGTTTCGGCGTGTACATCGGTTCCGGGCAGGGCGGAATTTCCACCTGCTTCGAGAACTTCCAGACTCTCATCACCGCCGGACACCGGCGGGTCAGCCCGTTCTTCATCCCCATGATGATCACCAACATGGCGGCGGCGTACGTGGCAATTCAGCAGAAAGCGAAGGGCCCGTGCTTCTGCGTCGTTACGGCCTGCGCGACCGGCGTGAACAACATCGGCGAGGCGGCTCGGGCTATCAGCCGGGGCGACGCTGACGTCATGCTGGCGGGCGGCACCGAAGCGGCGGTGTGCAGTATTTGTGTGGCCGGTTTTGCGGCCATGAAGGCCCTTTCCACCCGCAACGACGAGCCGGGCCGGGCTTCCCGTCCTTTTGACCGGGATCGGGACGGTTTCGTCGTCGGCGAGGGCGCCGGCGTGCTCGTCTTGGAGGATATGGAGCGGGCGCGGGCGCGGGGCGCTCACATTTACGGCGAAATCAGAGGGTACGGCAGTTCCTGTGACGCCAGTCATATTACCGCACCCGACCCGAACGGCGAAGGCGCAGCCCGGGCCATGCAGATGGCGGTGGAAGAAGCCGGCTGGGATCGAGTCGACCTGATCAACGCTCACGGCACGTCGACCGGTCTCAACGACGTGATGGAGTCTCAAGCGATCAACCGGGTATTCGGCGCCGCGGCGCCCGATATCCTCGTGAACTCCACCAAGTCGATGATCGGCCACGGCTTGGGCGCGGCCGGCGGCATGGAGACCGTCGCCGCCATTCAGTCTTTGGAGGAAGGAATCATTCACCGAACGCTGAACTTGGAAAATCAGGACCCGGAGTGTAACGTCACCGTGGTCAAGGAGACGCTTCGCCGGCCGGTTGACCGTGTTCTCGTCAACAGCTTCGGCTTTGGCGGACACAACGCCGTCATCGCGATCGAAAAATGCAGGAGCTAATAGCCGGCAGGACAAGCCGAGCTCAAGACCTGAGCGCTTTTCAAAAGCGCTCAGGTCTTGTTTTTCGTGACCCCGCACTGCTGGACTTAGCTCTGACTCACCGGTCGTTTGCCGCCGAGCGGGGCGGGGGAGACAACCAGCGTCTGGAATTTCTCGGCGACGCGCTGATCGAAGGGGCCGTCAGCGCCGAGTTGTTTTGCTCCCGCACGAACGACGACGAGGGGAAACTGACGAGGCGGCGCGCCCGGCTCGTCTGCCAAAAGTCTTTGGCCCGCTGCGCCGATAAGCTGGGCTTAGGGGAACTGCTGCGGCGTGGGCGGGGACAGACGGAGGCGACCGAGGCCATGAAGGCGGACGCCTTTGAGGCCTTGGCTGCGGCGCTCTACTTGGACGGCGGCGCCGAAGCGATGCGCGGCTTGGTGGACTTGATCCTGTCCGAGCCGCTCGCGCCTCTGGACGCGAAGACCCTGCTGTGCCAGTGGGGCGCCTCCTGCAGGGTAACGGTGACTTTCGAGGAGACGGGACGAACCGGCCCGGATCACGAGCCTCACTTCTTCGTCCGCGTTCAGGCCGGCAGCGAGACGGCCTGCGGCGAAGGGCCGAGCCGGCTGGCGGCTGAGCAGGACGCTGCGGGGAAGGTCATCCGGTCTCTTGAAGAGCGGGGAGAGTGCGCAATCGGTTGTCCAACTGAGGCGGAGTTGTTATAATCGGCCGAAAGCGTTTGAGTCTGAAAGGCGGTGCGTCATGAAGACGTTATTCTGCAACTGCCGTTTGGTCGATCCGTCCCAAGGTTTGGACGGGCCGGGCGCCCTGCTGGCCGAAGACGGCGTTATTCTTTGGAGCGGTTCTCAGATCCCGGAAGGAACAGAAGCCCACAGGACAATTGACTGCGGCGGCTGTGTCCTCGCGCCGGGGCTGATAGACCTGCACGTCCATTTCAGGGAGCCGGGACAGACTCATAAGGAGACTTTGGCGACAGGCTGTCAGGCCGCCGCTGCCGGCGGGTACACGGCGGTCGTCACCATGGCCAACACGACGCCGCCGATCGACAGCTCGGAGATGGTTCGCTGGACGCTCCGAAACGCCCAGCCGCTGGACTGCCGAATCTTTCCCGCGGCCGCAGTGACCCGGGGCATGAAGGGGCAGGAGCTGACCGACTTTCGCGCTCTGGCTGAAGCTGGAGCCAGCTGCCTGACCGACGACGGGCTGATGGTGGCCCGAAACGACGTGGCGTTTGCCGCTTTCAAGGAGGCGGCTGCTCTGGGCCTCGCCGTGAGCATTCACCCGGAGACGCCCGGCCTTGGCGGCGACCGGTCGGTCAATCAGGGGGACGTGTCGCGCCGATTCGGGCTGGAAGGCGTCCCGCCGGCAGGGGAAGAGACCGGCATCGCCCGGGACATCGTGCTGGCCGAAGCGGCCGGCGCTCACCTGCACGTTCAGCACGTGTCGACCGCCCGGGGCGTGGCGCTGATCGCCTGGGCGAAGTCCCGGGGGGCCCATGTCACGGCCGAGGCGACGCCACACCACATCAGCCTGACGGAAGAGCGGGTCCTGCGATGCGGCGCGAACGCGAAAATGAGCCCGCCCCTTCGGACGGAGGCGGACAGACTGGCTGTCGAGACGGGACTTCTGGACGGCACGCTGGACGTGATCGCCACGGACCACGCGCCCCACTCGCCGGAGGAAAAAGCGCAGGGACTAGCGAAAGCGCCGAACGGCGTCGTCGGCTTGGAGACGGCTCTGGCCGTCTGCTTGACCGAACTGTCGGCTAGCCCGCGGTTTTCTCTCCCGCTTTTGATCGACCGAATGAGCTGTCGTCCCGCTGCTGTTCTCGGCCTTCCGGGCGGCACGCTGAAAAGCGGCTCGCCGGCCGACCTCGTCGTCTTTGACCCGAAAGAGCGGTGGACCGTCGATGCAAGCCGTTTTCGCTCAAAGGGGCGCAACACGCCGTGGGACGGAGAAACTCTGATTGGACGGGTCAAGCTGACCGTTCTTGGCGGTCGGTTCACGTGGCGCGACATGGACGACGCCCGGTTCGCCGGACTGCAGGAGGCGTGAGCTTTGCGGGAAAAACGGACGATCATGGACGGCGCTCACATCGAGCGGGCCCTGCGCCGGGTTGCCGACGAGATACTAGAACACAACGGCGGAGCCGCCGGGCTGATGCTTTTGGGCATTCAGCGCCGAGGCGTTTACTTGGCTAACCGGCTGGCAGACCTGCTTCAGAACGCCGAAAAGGTGAAGGTCCCTAAAGGGCAGCTGGACATCACGCTGTACCGGGACGATCTGACGCTGCTGAGCGACGAGCCGATAGTTCACAGCACGTCCCTGCCCGGCGACGTGACGGGGCAGAAGATCATTCTGGTTGACGACGTGCTCTATACCGGCCGGACGATTCGGGCAGCGCTTGACGCCCTGACCGATCTGGGGCGTCCCGCGTCGGTACAGCTGGTCGTGCTGGTGGACCGGGGACATAGGGAGCTGCCGATTCAGCCGGATTTTCTGGGCCGACGGGTGCCTACGGCTTTAAGCGAGACCGTGGAAGTGAGGCTCAGCGAGTTGGACGGCGAGGATCGGGTGGTCATTTGCCAAGCGGGGGAGCTCAGGAGGGGAACAGGGGATGACGAAGGACTGGATAGGCACGCTGAGGGCTCAGGAGCAGATAGGCCCTGACCTTTACGCTGCAGTTGTAGAGTGCGCTCCCGTGGCGCGGCAGGCCCAGCCCGGGCAGTTCGTGCTGGTCTCGCCGGGGGACCGCAGCCTGCGTCTGCTGAGGCCGCTTGGAATCAGCGGCACGAGCGGCGACATGTTTGAGATGATCTATCGAAAAGTCGGGCGGGGAACCGAGCTGATGACCCGTTGGCAGCCCGGAACGGAATTCCTGTTCCGAGGGCCGGCAGGCGGGGCGTTCAGTCGGCCGACTGGCCCGGCGATAGCGGTTGCCGGGACGCTGGGCGTGGCGCCGCTCCTTTTTGCCCGGCAGGTCTTCGGTCCGTTTGAGAAAATGTTTCTCGGCGTGCCGAACGGCTCTTGGGAGCCGTTCGCCCGCTGGGTCGCGGGCAGGGCGGGCGAGACGGAGCTTTACTGCGACACCGGGGAAATCGGCTTGAAAGGGTTCTGCACTCAAGGGCTCGACGGCTTAGACCTGAGTGGCCGGTCAGTACTGGCCTGCGGGCCGAACCCGATGCTTGCGGCGCTGTACCGCCGCTGGGGCGGGACTGTGAGCGACATGCAGGTCAGCTTGGAAAAACGGATGGGCTGCGGCATGGGCGGGTGCTTCGGCTGCGTCGTCAGCCTTAAAACCGGGCGTCGGCGTCTCTGCATCGACGGGCCGGTCTTTCAGGCGAAGGAGGTGGACTGGGATGAGCTCCATCTCTAAGTTGACGTGTCACGTCGGCGGGCTGGATCTGACCTCGCCGCTCGTCATCGCCTCGGGCATATGGCCGTACGAAAAAGAGTACTGGGCCGGCGAGTACCTCGACTTTGCCGGGGCCGTGTGCTCCAAGGCCATCACGGCCGATCCGCGGCCGGGCAACCCCGGAACGCGGGTATGGGAAACGCCCTGCGGCATGCTGAACAGCATCGGTCTTCAAAACGAGGGCGCCGGGTCGTTTTTCGGCGGCACGCTGGGCCGGCTCAGAAGCTACGGGAAGCCCCTTCTGCTGAACGTCTCGATGGAAAGCTCTTCCGACTTGGAACGGATATTGGACGCCATGGAGCCAGTCGCGCCGTCGGTTGACTGCGTGGAGCTGAACGTGTCCTGTCCTAACGTCGATCAAGGCTGCATGAGCTGGGGCGTGGATCCTGCCCTGACGGCCCAAGCGGTTCAGCAGGTCCGCCGCCGGTGGAGCGGCCCGCTGTGGGTTAAGCTGACCCCGCAGGCGCCCGATCCGTGCGCCGTGGCCAAGGCCGCCCAGGACGCGGGGGCCAGCGCTCTTGTCGTCGCCAACACGTGGTTGGGAGCTGCAATCGACACGGTCAAAGCCCGTCCGGCTTTTGACCGGGTTGTGGCGGGACTTTCCGGCCCGGCGATTTTCCCCTTGGCCCTTCGGATGGTTTGGCAAGTCTGCGGCGCCGTGGATATTCCCGTCGTGGGCTGCGGCGGCGTCGCCTCGGCTGACTCGGCCGTTGCCATGCTGATGGCCGGCGCGGCGGCGGTCGAAGTGGGGATGGCGCTTTTTTCCGATTTCAGCGTCTTAGAGCGCATCGCCCGAGGGCTTGAAGAGGAAGTATCCCGCCGAGGTTTTCAATCAGTCGGCGAGTTGGTCGGTCTGGCGAGGCCTGACCGGGATTTACAGGAGAGGATGAGACGATGACAGAGAAAGACCTGCCGCTTTTTGCCGCTCTGGACCTTGACACCCTCAAGGAGGCCCGACAGACTGTTGACCGTTTGGCCGGGCTGGTCCGGGGAATCAAGATCGGGCCGAGACTGTACTCTCTGGGAGGACGCCCTTTCATCGACGAGATCGTTGACCGGGGCTTTGACCTGTTTCTCGACCTGAAGCTTCACGACATTCCCAACACCGTTCGGCTGGCGATCGAGGCCTTGGCCGACGCCGGGCTGTGGTGCGTGACGGTTCACGGCGCCGGCGGACGGCGCATGCTGGAAGAAGCTGTGGCCGCCCGAAACGCCCGAGGCTCGTCGATGAAGATCTTGGCGATCACCGTCCTGACCAGCTTCTCGGAGGAAAGTTGGTCGGAGGTGGCTCCCGGAACGTCCATCGAAGCGGCGATCCGAGCCAGAGCGAAGCTCTGCGACGATACGGGGCTTGACGGACTCGTCTGCTCGCCGCTCGACCTGCCGATCGTAAAAAGCTGCACGTCGCCTCGGTTGCTGAAAGTCGTCCCGGGCGTCCGTCTGGCTGCGGCAGGGGACGACCAGACGCGGGTTGCCACGCCGAAAGACGCGATTATCGCCGGGGCAGATTATCTGGTCATGGGTCGTCCGATCTACAAAGCAAAAGATCTGGAAGGCGCGATGGATGCAATCAAACAGTCCATACAGGAGGGATTATCATGTCGGGTCTGACCGTAGAAGAGCAGATTAAATCAATGATGATCGAGAGCGGCGCGTGGCTTCAAGGGCATTTCCGGCTCACGTCGGGCCGCCACAGCGGCAACTACATGCAGTGCGCCATGATGCTCCGCTACCCCAAAAAGGCCGCGTTCGCCGGCGCGGAGCTGGCCAAGCTGCTTCGGCCTTTGGAGCCGGATTTCATCGTCTCTCCTGCTCTTGGCGGGTTGATCATCGGTCACGAAGTGGCTCGGGCGCTTGACGTTCCGTTTTTGTTCTGCGAGCGCGAGGCGGGAGCCATGCGGCTGCGGAGGTTCCCGGCGCCGGAGGGTAAAAAGTTCGTGGTCGTCGAGGACGTCATCACGACCGGCGGCTCGCTTAAGGAAACGGCCGTTCACGTGGCATCGCTCGGGTGCCGCTGGGTCGGCTCGGCCTGCATCGTCGACCGCAGCGGCGGCGACAACGTCATCGGCCCGTCGCTCATCTCGCTGATGAAAATTTCGTTCCCGACCTACGAGGAAAGCGAGTGCCCTCTTTGCGCTTCACTGGGAACGCCGCCTGTGAAACCGGGGAGCAGAGACCTGTCCAAATGAGGCGCGGCGCCGCCCGGAGCGCCGCGGTTCTAGCGCTGGGCCTGTGCCTTGCGGTCAGCTCTGCCGCTTGCGCCGCCTCGTTTGACCTGATGACAACTGACCCGTGGCTTGGAAGCATCGGCGCGTTTTTGGGCGGGACGTACCTGCCGGTGGCGCCGATCACGCCGTGGCAGGTCGACGGCAAAACCGAAAAGCACCGCTGGGACGGCAAAACGCCCCTGTTGGCTCTCGACGTGGCGCAGGCGAAGCGGTTCCGTCTGGTTGGACGGGACGGGAGACTCCTGCCTCACGTGTCGGTTCTGTACGACGAGCGCCCTCAGACCGACGGTCAGCCTGACGAAGTCTTTTACCTCGATCCGGCTCGGCTGCCGTACGTGGCCCAGAAGGTCATGACCGTCGCCGCGTCGCTCCAGCCGAAGCACTATTCGTTTTTTCAGCGCCGGCTCGCCGAGTTCGAGTCCCGGCTCAACAGCACGATCCTGTCGGGCCGGCAGCAGCTGAGCGGCCGAAGGTTCTGGGAACTTGGCGGGTGTCTGTCCGTGTTCTGGCAGGCGTTGGGCTGTCAGGTAGAAAAAAGCGGCGCGGAAGCCAAGGCGGAGGTGCAGCACTGGCTGTCCCTGCCCGATTCGCTTCGCCGCAAAACCTCGCCGCCATGGAAAGGCGCCACGCTCATCGTCGACTGGACCGTGTCGGACTCGTTGGCCCGGTCGCTTCGCGGCGCGCCCGGCGTCGCGTTCATCGATCCGCCGGTGGGGCCCCAGCCGCTGTTTGCCCTGCACGACACGTTTCTCAAGCTGGGACAGGAGCGCCCGTGCCCGTAACGTTTTAACGGCATACAAAAAGCGCCCGCTAGGCTTTTTGCCTAGCGGGCGCTTTTTAAGTCGTCTATAAGTCGTCCCGAATCAGCGGCATGGTGGAGCATCTCGGACCGCCGCCGCCTTTGACCAGCTCGTCGGCCTTGACGGCCACGACGTTGATGCCGCCTTTTTGAAGTGCCTCGATGGTCACCTCGTTGCGGTCCCAAATGCAAACCCGGCCGGGCTCCAGATTTACCGTGTTGCCGCCCGAGCCGGCGCGCTGTTCGGCGAACGCCACGTCGTGCGCCTCTTCGCCGCCCACCTTGATGATGCGGACGGCGCTCAGCCCTAAAAGCCGCTTGATGGCGCCGAAGAGCGAATCTTCACGGTGAACCTTCAGTGTGTTCTTCGCGCCCCGGGTGATGTGGAGGGCCGTGATTTTCTCCTCCACGTACGGGTAGAACAGGAACGCGTCATGGTCAATCATGTTCAGGAACATGTCCACGTGAAGGTACATTCCCATCGGGTCGGCGGCGTTCATTCGCGGGTTGTCGAACATCAGGGCCAGAACGTCGGTTATCGGCCCGTTGTCCATCGTCCGTCGGGCCAGCTGCTCGATCGCCTGTGGGCGCGTCCGGTCGTTGACTCCCACGACGAACAGCTGGCTGCTGTAGCAGTGGACGTTGCCGCCCTCAATCGGAGCCGTATCGCCGGGCGCCTTCCCGTACCACGCCTGTTTGTTCCAGTCGGCGAAGTGAGGATGGTAGGTGAAAATGGCCTTGTAGCAGAGGGGCTCCTTGTGCCGGTCCGGGTTGTTCATCACGCCGAAGATCGGCAGGTCGCCCATAATGATGGCCGGGTCTCGGCTGTAGAGGACGTTTGTCATCGGGTAGAGGCACCAGTGGGTCGTGCTATCCGCCAGAGTTCTGAGGGATACGCCGTCGGTGGCCTCGCTTAGTTCCAGCTTGGTCATCCCGTAGAACAGCCTGTCGACGAGCTGCTGCGGGGAAAGCGACGAGAGAAAGTCCGCGACGGTCTCGCAGGTCTGCTCGTCCAAAAAGGGACGCTCGATGTCGATCACGCCGCATACAACTTGAGCGCGGGCAATCGGGTTCTCCAGCGTCTCGCGCAGCAGGTCTTCAAAGAGGAAGACCTTCGTGCCGAACGACTCGACCGCGCGGACGAACTCCTTGTGTTCCTCCAGCGCTTTCTTGGGACTCGGCACGGCGTCCCATGCCAGAGATGAGACGTTTGTCGGCGTGCAGCGTTCGATCCCGCACCCGGGCGGCTGCATGATAACTTCTCGGAGACGACCGATTTCGGAACTGACATGAAAGGCCACGGCGCTTTCCTCCTTCTTCCCGCTGGCTCATTGAGGGCGCGGCGGTGAGTTGTTCTGAAGCTGTCTTCAGCGTAAAAAAATCACCCGCTGTGCGGGTGATCGTTTGTCCTAAGTGGCGGAGAGGGAGAGATTTGAACTCTCGGTACCTTGTGGGTACACTTGCCTTCCAAGCAAGCACCATCGACCGCTCGGACACCTCTCCGCAACGCGGCAATTGTAACACGTACCAAAGAGAGCCGCAAGGCTGAAGAGGGAACCGATTCAACGAAAAACTTTAATTCGTCTCTCCCGCAGCCGTCCCCCTTGATATTTCCGGCTTCTCACGTTAGTATGACTCTTGTCGCTCGGCGTTTCGGCTGAGCGGTCAGCCTTGTGCGGCAGAACGCTCCCCAACCCCGTCAGGTCCGGAAGGAAGCAGCGGTAAGGAGATGGTCTGGGTGCCACAAGACTCTGGCCGCTCAGCCGTGATGCCGGGTGTTTTTATGAGCGGCCGACGGACGGCTTTGACCGGACGCGCTTTGACGGCCTGCCTGCTGCCTCGCCGGCGTCCTTGCCGGTCAGACGGAGAAACTCGTCAGCGACGGCCCGGGCCGCGTCCAATCGGGCTCGGCACGCCTGAGCCGCCGCCGGCGGAATTTTCGCCAGCATGGCTCGTTCCCGCTCGTCGATGGTGCAGAGCGAATGGTCGCTGGTCATCTTGTCGGCCAGATAGAGCA
This is a stretch of genomic DNA from Jonquetella anthropi DSM 22815. It encodes these proteins:
- the pyrF gene encoding orotidine-5'-phosphate decarboxylase, whose translation is MTEKDLPLFAALDLDTLKEARQTVDRLAGLVRGIKIGPRLYSLGGRPFIDEIVDRGFDLFLDLKLHDIPNTVRLAIEALADAGLWCVTVHGAGGRRMLEEAVAARNARGSSMKILAITVLTSFSEESWSEVAPGTSIEAAIRARAKLCDDTGLDGLVCSPLDLPIVKSCTSPRLLKVVPGVRLAAAGDDQTRVATPKDAIIAGADYLVMGRPIYKAKDLEGAMDAIKQSIQEGLSCRV
- a CDS encoding dihydroorotase; translated protein: MKTLFCNCRLVDPSQGLDGPGALLAEDGVILWSGSQIPEGTEAHRTIDCGGCVLAPGLIDLHVHFREPGQTHKETLATGCQAAAAGGYTAVVTMANTTPPIDSSEMVRWTLRNAQPLDCRIFPAAAVTRGMKGQELTDFRALAEAGASCLTDDGLMVARNDVAFAAFKEAAALGLAVSIHPETPGLGGDRSVNQGDVSRRFGLEGVPPAGEETGIARDIVLAEAAGAHLHVQHVSTARGVALIAWAKSRGAHVTAEATPHHISLTEERVLRCGANAKMSPPLRTEADRLAVETGLLDGTLDVIATDHAPHSPEEKAQGLAKAPNGVVGLETALAVCLTELSASPRFSLPLLIDRMSCRPAAVLGLPGGTLKSGSPADLVVFDPKERWTVDASRFRSKGRNTPWDGETLIGRVKLTVLGGRFTWRDMDDARFAGLQEA
- a CDS encoding dihydroorotate dehydrogenase, whose protein sequence is MSSISKLTCHVGGLDLTSPLVIASGIWPYEKEYWAGEYLDFAGAVCSKAITADPRPGNPGTRVWETPCGMLNSIGLQNEGAGSFFGGTLGRLRSYGKPLLLNVSMESSSDLERILDAMEPVAPSVDCVELNVSCPNVDQGCMSWGVDPALTAQAVQQVRRRWSGPLWVKLTPQAPDPCAVAKAAQDAGASALVVANTWLGAAIDTVKARPAFDRVVAGLSGPAIFPLALRMVWQVCGAVDIPVVGCGGVASADSAVAMLMAGAAAVEVGMALFSDFSVLERIARGLEEEVSRRGFQSVGELVGLARPDRDLQERMRR
- a CDS encoding arginine deiminase family protein; translation: MAFHVSSEIGRLREVIMQPPGCGIERCTPTNVSSLAWDAVPSPKKALEEHKEFVRAVESFGTKVFLFEDLLRETLENPIARAQVVCGVIDIERPFLDEQTCETVADFLSSLSPQQLVDRLFYGMTKLELSEATDGVSLRTLADSTTHWCLYPMTNVLYSRDPAIIMGDLPIFGVMNNPDRHKEPLCYKAIFTYHPHFADWNKQAWYGKAPGDTAPIEGGNVHCYSSQLFVVGVNDRTRPQAIEQLARRTMDNGPITDVLALMFDNPRMNAADPMGMYLHVDMFLNMIDHDAFLFYPYVEEKITALHITRGAKNTLKVHREDSLFGAIKRLLGLSAVRIIKVGGEEAHDVAFAEQRAGSGGNTVNLEPGRVCIWDRNEVTIEALQKGGINVVAVKADELVKGGGGPRCSTMPLIRDDL
- a CDS encoding dihydroorotate dehydrogenase translates to MTKDWIGTLRAQEQIGPDLYAAVVECAPVARQAQPGQFVLVSPGDRSLRLLRPLGISGTSGDMFEMIYRKVGRGTELMTRWQPGTEFLFRGPAGGAFSRPTGPAIAVAGTLGVAPLLFARQVFGPFEKMFLGVPNGSWEPFARWVAGRAGETELYCDTGEIGLKGFCTQGLDGLDLSGRSVLACGPNPMLAALYRRWGGTVSDMQVSLEKRMGCGMGGCFGCVVSLKTGRRRLCIDGPVFQAKEVDWDELHL
- the pyrE gene encoding orotate phosphoribosyltransferase yields the protein MSGLTVEEQIKSMMIESGAWLQGHFRLTSGRHSGNYMQCAMMLRYPKKAAFAGAELAKLLRPLEPDFIVSPALGGLIIGHEVARALDVPFLFCEREAGAMRLRRFPAPEGKKFVVVEDVITTGGSLKETAVHVASLGCRWVGSACIVDRSGGDNVIGPSLISLMKISFPTYEESECPLCASLGTPPVKPGSRDLSK
- a CDS encoding ribonuclease III family protein, producing MQELIAGRTSRAQDLSAFQKRSGLVFRDPALLDLALTHRSFAAERGGGDNQRLEFLGDALIEGAVSAELFCSRTNDDEGKLTRRRARLVCQKSLARCADKLGLGELLRRGRGQTEATEAMKADAFEALAAALYLDGGAEAMRGLVDLILSEPLAPLDAKTLLCQWGASCRVTVTFEETGRTGPDHEPHFFVRVQAGSETACGEGPSRLAAEQDAAGKVIRSLEERGECAIGCPTEAELL
- the fabF gene encoding beta-ketoacyl-ACP synthase II; translated protein: MTITERKVAITGLGVVSPIGSGKNNYWRALEAGTNGVGPITAFDASEFPVRIAAEVKDFNPEDYMPRKEAKRADRAIQFAVAASQMAMDDAGLAAGSVDPYRFGVYIGSGQGGISTCFENFQTLITAGHRRVSPFFIPMMITNMAAAYVAIQQKAKGPCFCVVTACATGVNNIGEAARAISRGDADVMLAGGTEAAVCSICVAGFAAMKALSTRNDEPGRASRPFDRDRDGFVVGEGAGVLVLEDMERARARGAHIYGEIRGYGSSCDASHITAPDPNGEGAARAMQMAVEEAGWDRVDLINAHGTSTGLNDVMESQAINRVFGAAAPDILVNSTKSMIGHGLGAAGGMETVAAIQSLEEGIIHRTLNLENQDPECNVTVVKETLRRPVDRVLVNSFGFGGHNAVIAIEKCRS
- the pyrR gene encoding bifunctional pyr operon transcriptional regulator/uracil phosphoribosyltransferase PyrR, which encodes MREKRTIMDGAHIERALRRVADEILEHNGGAAGLMLLGIQRRGVYLANRLADLLQNAEKVKVPKGQLDITLYRDDLTLLSDEPIVHSTSLPGDVTGQKIILVDDVLYTGRTIRAALDALTDLGRPASVQLVVLVDRGHRELPIQPDFLGRRVPTALSETVEVRLSELDGEDRVVICQAGELRRGTGDDEGLDRHAEGSGADRP